A stretch of Bradyrhizobium sp. CCBAU 53338 DNA encodes these proteins:
- the nadA gene encoding quinolinate synthase NadA produces the protein MPIAGIYGPDDFASRPQGQPTSAPPAAGRRGPALPRPSLEWTSEVERATAPIYERIKHVIPPIEWPLMAPTIHAINQLKRARNAVILAHNYQAPEIFHGVADIGGDSLQLAVEATKVKADIIVQCGVHFMAETSKLLNPDKTVLIPDTRAGCSLAASITGADVRLLREKFPGVPVVAYVNTSAEVKAEVDICCTSSNAMQVVESLNAPTVIFLPDRYLATYVASKTNVRIIAWKGACEVHERFTGDELRAFRDADPSVQIIAHPECPPDVLAEADFTGSTAHMINWVRQRRPKRLVMITECSMADNVRAELPDVEMLRPCNLCPHMKRITLSNVLESLLTSGEEVTIDPALAQRARRSVERMINLKN, from the coding sequence ATGCCGATCGCAGGAATTTACGGCCCCGACGATTTCGCCAGCCGGCCGCAGGGCCAGCCCACCTCCGCCCCACCGGCGGCGGGGCGACGAGGACCCGCGCTGCCGCGTCCTTCGCTCGAATGGACCAGTGAAGTCGAACGCGCCACCGCGCCGATCTACGAGCGCATCAAGCACGTGATCCCGCCGATCGAGTGGCCGCTGATGGCGCCGACGATTCACGCGATCAACCAGCTCAAGCGCGCACGGAACGCGGTGATCCTCGCCCACAACTACCAGGCGCCGGAGATATTTCATGGCGTCGCCGACATCGGCGGCGACTCGCTCCAGCTCGCCGTCGAAGCCACCAAGGTGAAGGCCGACATCATCGTTCAATGCGGCGTGCACTTCATGGCGGAAACCTCAAAACTGCTCAATCCGGACAAGACGGTGCTGATCCCCGATACGCGCGCCGGCTGCTCGCTCGCCGCCAGCATCACCGGCGCCGATGTGCGCCTGCTCCGCGAAAAATTTCCGGGCGTGCCTGTCGTCGCTTATGTCAACACCTCGGCGGAGGTGAAGGCCGAAGTCGACATCTGCTGCACCTCGTCGAATGCGATGCAGGTAGTCGAGAGCCTGAATGCGCCCACCGTGATTTTCCTGCCCGACCGCTATCTGGCGACCTATGTCGCCTCGAAGACCAACGTCAGGATCATCGCCTGGAAAGGCGCGTGCGAAGTGCACGAACGCTTCACCGGCGACGAGTTGCGCGCCTTCCGCGACGCCGATCCCTCCGTGCAGATCATCGCGCATCCCGAATGCCCGCCCGACGTGCTGGCGGAGGCCGATTTTACCGGCTCGACCGCGCACATGATCAACTGGGTACGCCAGCGGCGGCCGAAGCGTCTCGTGATGATCACGGAATGCTCGATGGCCGACAATGTCCGCGCTGAGCTGCCCGACGTCGAGATGCTACGCCCCTGCAATCTTTGCCCGCACATGAAGCGCATCACGCTGTCCAACGTCCTGGAGAGCCTGCTGACATCAGGCGAGGAAGTGACGATCGATCCGGCGCTTGCGCAGCGTGCGCGGCGGTCAGTCGAGCGGATGATCAATCTGAAGAATTGA
- a CDS encoding L-aspartate oxidase — MTSNIHNLTRSTDDVVIVGGGLAGLFCALKLSPRPVTLISAAPLGQGASSAWAQGGIAAAVADGDSPEAHAADTIAVGGGIVDEAIALGIAREAGLRVHDLLAYGVPFDRDLEGRLAVGREAAHSARRIVHVRGDGAGAAIIATLNEAVRRTPSIRLIEGFVAEALLTEDGSVTGLQLREAGNLAATPVMIASRTIVLATGGIGHLYAVTTNPTEANGSGLAIAARAGALIADPEFVQFHPTAIMTGRDPAPLATEALRGEGATLINADGERFMAPLHPLAELAPRDIVARGVFAEIAAGRGAFLDARQALGARFADKFPTVHASCIAAGIDPATQAIPIAPAVHYHMGGIAVDTRGRSSIDGLWAGGEVSSTGMHGANRLASNSLLEAVVYAARIAEDIAGQAIPSPARLPQALATPRAGALDASVVKRLRAMMSANVGVIRERDGLADAVRSFAALEHAATSIVVRNIATTALLVAASAWSRRESRGAHCRADHPAEVPALARRTMTTLAEAHDVADGLTEHSTPRIAQSMIA, encoded by the coding sequence ATGACGAGCAACATCCACAACCTCACCCGCTCCACCGACGACGTCGTCATCGTCGGCGGTGGCCTCGCCGGGCTGTTCTGCGCGCTCAAGCTTTCGCCGCGGCCGGTGACACTGATCTCGGCGGCACCGCTTGGACAGGGCGCATCGTCCGCATGGGCGCAAGGCGGCATCGCGGCCGCAGTCGCCGACGGCGACAGTCCCGAAGCACATGCCGCGGACACGATTGCGGTCGGCGGCGGCATCGTCGACGAAGCCATTGCGCTCGGCATCGCGCGCGAGGCTGGCCTGCGCGTTCACGATCTGCTCGCGTATGGCGTGCCGTTCGATCGGGATCTCGAAGGTCGGCTTGCCGTGGGGCGCGAAGCTGCGCATTCGGCACGCCGCATCGTTCATGTCCGTGGCGATGGCGCGGGTGCCGCGATCATCGCGACCCTGAACGAGGCCGTGCGCCGCACGCCGTCGATCCGCCTGATCGAGGGCTTCGTCGCAGAAGCACTACTGACCGAAGATGGCTCCGTCACCGGACTTCAATTGCGCGAGGCGGGTAATTTGGCAGCGACGCCCGTGATGATCGCCTCGCGCACCATCGTGCTCGCGACCGGCGGCATCGGCCATCTCTATGCCGTCACCACCAATCCGACTGAGGCCAACGGATCTGGCCTTGCGATCGCGGCGCGCGCCGGCGCCCTGATTGCCGATCCGGAATTCGTGCAGTTTCACCCAACCGCCATCATGACCGGCCGCGACCCGGCGCCGCTCGCGACAGAGGCGTTGCGCGGCGAAGGCGCAACGCTGATCAACGCTGACGGCGAACGTTTCATGGCGCCGCTTCATCCCCTTGCCGAGCTCGCACCGCGCGACATCGTGGCCCGCGGCGTGTTTGCCGAGATCGCGGCGGGACGCGGAGCTTTCCTCGATGCGAGGCAGGCACTCGGCGCGCGCTTCGCCGACAAATTCCCCACCGTGCATGCGAGCTGCATCGCCGCCGGCATCGACCCGGCGACGCAAGCCATCCCGATCGCGCCGGCCGTGCATTATCACATGGGCGGCATTGCCGTGGACACACGCGGGCGCAGCTCGATCGACGGACTCTGGGCTGGCGGCGAGGTGTCGTCCACCGGCATGCATGGCGCCAACCGGCTTGCGTCGAATTCGTTACTGGAAGCCGTGGTTTATGCCGCTCGCATCGCCGAGGACATCGCGGGTCAAGCGATCCCCTCGCCGGCTCGCCTCCCCCAGGCGCTGGCCACGCCGCGCGCCGGCGCGCTGGATGCGAGCGTCGTGAAGCGGCTGCGGGCGATGATGAGCGCGAATGTCGGCGTGATCCGCGAGCGCGACGGACTTGCGGACGCCGTGCGCAGTTTTGCCGCGCTCGAGCACGCGGCGACAAGCATCGTGGTTCGCAACATCGCAACAACAGCTCTGCTCGTGGCGGCCTCAGCCTGGAGCCGGCGCGAGAGCCGTGGCGCGCACTGCCGGGCCGACCATCCTGCGGAAGTCCCCGCACTCGCGCGGCGAACAATGACGACACTCGCCGAAGCACACGACGTTGCGGACGGCCTCACCGAACATTCGACACCGCGCATCGCGCAATCCATGATCGCCTGA
- the nadC gene encoding carboxylating nicotinate-nucleotide diphosphorylase, with product MITPTSLLYPDAFLSPLAIDDAVRRALDEDLGRAGDITSLATIPEATKAQAALVARQSGVIAGLPLAVATLHRLSSDIEVRAHVRDAGRVTRGQHVLTISGPARAILTAERTALNFVGRLSGIATLTAAYVARTEGTKMRICCTRKTTPGLRALEKYAVRCGGGFNHRFGLDDAILVKDNHIAVAGGIRPVLERARAHAGHLVKIEIEVDTLAQLREVLDTGMAEAVLLDNMDIATLREAVRMTEGRLKLEASGGVTLDSIAGIAATGVDYVSSGALTHSAPNFDCAMDIAA from the coding sequence ATGATCACCCCGACCTCCCTGCTCTATCCCGACGCATTCCTGTCACCGCTGGCCATCGACGATGCCGTTCGGCGTGCGCTCGACGAGGATCTCGGGCGCGCCGGCGACATCACCTCGCTCGCGACGATCCCGGAAGCAACAAAAGCGCAGGCCGCCCTCGTGGCGCGACAGTCCGGAGTCATCGCCGGCCTGCCGCTGGCAGTGGCGACCTTGCATAGGCTCTCGTCCGACATCGAGGTCCGCGCGCATGTCCGCGACGCCGGGCGCGTCACCCGCGGGCAGCATGTGCTGACGATCTCAGGTCCGGCGCGTGCCATTCTCACCGCCGAGCGAACTGCGCTGAATTTCGTCGGGCGTCTCTCCGGCATCGCCACGCTCACGGCCGCCTACGTCGCGCGCACCGAAGGCACCAAGATGCGCATCTGCTGCACGCGAAAGACCACGCCGGGATTGCGGGCGCTGGAGAAATATGCGGTGCGTTGCGGCGGCGGCTTCAATCACCGTTTCGGGCTCGACGATGCGATCCTGGTCAAGGACAACCACATCGCGGTCGCCGGCGGCATCCGCCCCGTTCTGGAGCGCGCCCGCGCCCATGCCGGTCATCTCGTCAAGATCGAGATCGAGGTGGATACACTGGCGCAGCTCCGCGAGGTGCTCGACACGGGAATGGCCGAGGCCGTGCTGCTCGACAACATGGATATCGCGACGCTGCGCGAAGCTGTCAGGATGACGGAAGGCCGCCTGAAGCTGGAGGCCTCCGGCGGCGTCACGCTGGACTCGATTGCCGGGATCGCGGCCACCGGCGTCGACTACGTCTCGTCAGGCGCGCTGACGCATTCGGCGCCGAACTTCGACTGCGCAATGGATATTGCGGCGTGA
- a CDS encoding cell wall hydrolase encodes MSVLRNHPKGAQFASFGIGLLVFTLMPREIGYQDIGSLLARQPGVVERWQKQVFSAASSIQLATYSFSRPIGTSAPQSAMVRLASLDSRDVTGTISRGNPALQAPARYRASDFPKVERALKGDRLATVTPTPVPDTSEPAAAPPQHDPATSNSSVFGAKTAELPVAQPQAMSPESAAALDPELQEAMRAPPLAQYTGAPKADDNALSFAAQPLNALKQAAVAAPPRDPFSVKTSNLFFGSSSLGGNLESIESWQPGAEPLIVMPDPDLKVASLSPPNEGAGNAGESGESVAPKGEVNADNQRSKSPAERLALDEKSRAKSEKCLAEAVYFESRGEAVRGQIAVAQVVMNRVFSGKYPDNVCGVVYQNKYRHFACQFTFACDNNPDVIREPEMWERARKISKAMLDGQIWLPEVGKSTHYHAYWVRPSWVAEMKKMYKFGVHTFYRPRAWGDGDEEPSWGTPAQTAALSAELVQEAKSSAEMGVTERR; translated from the coding sequence ATGTCAGTGTTGCGTAACCATCCGAAGGGCGCGCAGTTCGCGTCCTTCGGAATCGGTCTCCTGGTCTTCACATTGATGCCCAGAGAGATCGGCTATCAGGACATAGGCTCGTTGCTGGCGCGTCAGCCCGGCGTCGTCGAGCGCTGGCAGAAGCAGGTATTCTCTGCGGCCTCGTCCATTCAGCTCGCGACTTACAGCTTCTCTCGCCCGATCGGGACGTCTGCGCCGCAGAGCGCGATGGTTCGCCTCGCGAGCCTCGACAGCCGCGACGTCACCGGCACCATTTCTCGCGGCAATCCGGCACTGCAGGCACCGGCGCGCTACCGGGCCTCCGATTTTCCCAAGGTCGAGCGTGCGCTGAAGGGCGACCGTCTTGCCACCGTGACGCCGACGCCAGTGCCTGACACGAGCGAGCCTGCCGCGGCGCCCCCGCAGCATGATCCCGCGACCTCGAACAGCTCGGTATTTGGTGCCAAAACGGCTGAGTTGCCCGTCGCGCAGCCGCAGGCGATGTCGCCTGAGTCCGCGGCAGCGCTCGATCCCGAACTCCAGGAAGCGATGCGCGCGCCGCCATTGGCCCAATATACCGGTGCACCGAAGGCGGACGACAATGCCCTGTCTTTCGCGGCGCAGCCGCTCAACGCACTGAAGCAGGCGGCGGTCGCCGCTCCGCCGCGCGACCCTTTCAGCGTCAAGACCTCGAACCTGTTCTTCGGCAGCTCCTCGCTTGGCGGCAATCTCGAGAGCATCGAGAGCTGGCAGCCCGGCGCCGAGCCGCTGATCGTGATGCCCGATCCTGATTTGAAAGTCGCCTCGCTGTCGCCGCCGAACGAGGGCGCCGGAAATGCGGGTGAGAGCGGCGAGAGCGTCGCGCCGAAGGGCGAGGTCAACGCCGACAACCAGCGCTCCAAATCGCCGGCCGAGCGGCTGGCGCTGGACGAGAAGTCGCGCGCGAAGTCGGAAAAGTGCCTCGCCGAGGCGGTGTATTTCGAATCCCGCGGCGAGGCCGTGCGCGGCCAGATCGCGGTCGCGCAGGTGGTGATGAACCGCGTATTCTCCGGCAAATACCCCGACAACGTCTGCGGCGTCGTCTACCAGAACAAGTACCGCCACTTCGCCTGCCAGTTCACTTTCGCCTGCGACAACAATCCCGACGTGATCCGCGAGCCCGAGATGTGGGAGCGGGCCAGGAAGATTTCGAAGGCGATGCTCGATGGCCAGATCTGGCTGCCCGAGGTCGGCAAGTCGACGCACTATCATGCCTATTGGGTGCGTCCATCCTGGGTCGCCGAGATGAAGAAGATGTACAAATTCGGCGTTCACACCTTCTACAGGCCCCGCGCCTGGGGCGACGGCGACGAGGAGCCGAGTTGGGGCACGCCGGCGCAGACCGCCGCGCTCTCGGCCGAGCTCGTGCAGGAAGCCAAGAGCTCAGCCGAGATGGGCGTGACCGAGCGGCGCTGA
- the ppdK gene encoding pyruvate, phosphate dikinase, with amino-acid sequence MAKAASKPKKSPAKSKSSAKAKAAPAARKTLAKSAVKSAPKPVAKTVAKAAAKPAAKAATKSVAAKAAPAKNAPAKIPANKWVFTFGDGRAEGRTEMRDLLGGKGANLAEMANLGLPVPPGFTIPTSVCTYFYAHDKSYPKELQSQVEKALDYVGKLTGKVFGDTRNPLLVSVRSGARASMPGMMDTVLNLGLNDKTVEALSELSGDRRFAYDSYRRFITMYSDVVLGFEHHHFEEILDTFKDSQGYTLDTDLTAEDWVDLVGKYKDAVARETGKEFPQDPHDQLWGAVGAVFSSWMNARAVTYRKLHDIPESWGTAVNVQAMVFGNMGETSATGVAFTRNPSTGESKLYGEFLINAQGEDVVAGIRTPQDITEEARKESGSDKASMEAAMPEAFKELTRIYTLLEKHYRDMQDMEFTVEQGKLWMLQTRGGKRTAKAALRIAVELANEGLISKKEAVTRIDPASLDQLLHPTIDPNAKRDVIATGLPASPGAASGEIVFSSDEAAKLQGDGRKVILVRIETSPEDIHGMHAAEGILTTRGGMTSHAAVVARGMGKPCVSGCGTIRVDYGRGTMSIGSRTFKAGDVITIDGSLGQVLAGRMPMIEPELSGEFGTLMNWADQVRKIGVRVNGDTPDDARTAIKFGAEGIGLCRTEHMFFEETRIRTVREMILSEDEQSRRAALAKLLPMQRADFVELFEIMKGLPVTIRLLDPPLHEFLPHTHAEVEEVARAMNTDPRRLADRARELSEFNPMLGFRGCRIAIAYPEIAEMQARAIFEAAVEAEKRTGKAVGLEVMVPLIATKAELDLVKARIDSTAKAVMRDTSTKIAYQVGTMIELPRACLLASEIAESAEFFSFGTNDLTQTTYGISRDDAASFLGPYVAKGILSIDPFISLDQEGVGELVKIGVARGRKTRPKLKMGICGEHGGDPASVAFCHDVGLDYVSCSPYRVPIARLAAAQAALGKAIASQA; translated from the coding sequence ATGGCCAAAGCCGCCTCGAAGCCTAAGAAATCCCCAGCGAAATCAAAGTCCTCCGCCAAGGCGAAGGCCGCGCCGGCGGCACGCAAGACGCTTGCCAAGAGCGCCGTGAAGAGCGCGCCGAAGCCGGTCGCCAAGACGGTTGCGAAGGCCGCCGCCAAGCCGGCAGCCAAGGCTGCGACCAAGAGCGTTGCTGCGAAGGCGGCTCCGGCCAAGAACGCACCAGCCAAGATCCCGGCCAACAAGTGGGTCTTCACCTTCGGTGACGGCAGGGCCGAGGGCCGCACGGAGATGCGCGACCTGCTCGGCGGCAAAGGCGCCAACCTCGCCGAGATGGCCAATCTCGGCCTGCCGGTGCCTCCGGGCTTCACCATCCCGACCTCGGTCTGCACTTACTTCTACGCCCACGACAAATCCTATCCGAAGGAATTGCAGTCGCAGGTCGAGAAGGCGCTGGATTATGTCGGCAAGTTGACCGGCAAGGTGTTCGGCGACACCAGGAACCCGCTGCTCGTCTCCGTGCGATCCGGCGCGCGCGCCTCGATGCCGGGCATGATGGACACCGTGCTCAATCTCGGTCTCAACGACAAGACGGTGGAAGCGTTGTCGGAACTCTCCGGCGACCGCCGCTTCGCCTATGACAGCTATCGCCGCTTCATCACCATGTATTCCGACGTGGTGCTCGGCTTCGAGCATCATCACTTCGAGGAGATCCTCGACACCTTCAAGGACAGCCAGGGCTATACGCTCGACACCGACCTTACCGCCGAGGACTGGGTCGACCTGGTCGGCAAGTACAAGGACGCGGTCGCACGCGAGACTGGCAAGGAATTCCCGCAGGATCCGCATGACCAGCTCTGGGGCGCGGTCGGCGCGGTGTTCTCATCCTGGATGAACGCGCGCGCGGTGACCTACCGCAAGCTGCACGACATTCCGGAATCCTGGGGCACCGCGGTCAACGTGCAGGCCATGGTGTTCGGCAACATGGGCGAGACCTCGGCGACCGGTGTTGCCTTCACCCGCAATCCCTCGACCGGCGAGAGCAAGCTCTATGGTGAGTTCCTGATCAACGCGCAGGGCGAGGACGTGGTGGCGGGCATCCGCACGCCGCAGGACATCACCGAAGAGGCGCGGAAAGAGTCGGGCTCCGACAAGGCGTCGATGGAAGCGGCGATGCCCGAGGCCTTCAAGGAACTGACGCGGATCTACACGCTGCTCGAGAAGCACTACCGCGACATGCAGGACATGGAGTTCACGGTCGAGCAGGGCAAGCTGTGGATGCTCCAGACCCGCGGCGGCAAGCGCACCGCGAAGGCGGCGCTGCGCATCGCGGTCGAGCTCGCCAATGAAGGCCTGATCAGCAAGAAGGAAGCGGTAACGCGGATCGATCCCGCTTCGCTCGACCAGCTGCTGCACCCGACCATCGATCCCAACGCCAAGCGCGACGTGATCGCGACCGGCTTGCCGGCGTCGCCGGGAGCTGCCTCCGGCGAGATCGTGTTCTCCTCGGACGAAGCGGCCAAGCTCCAGGGCGACGGACGCAAGGTGATTCTGGTCCGCATCGAGACCAGCCCGGAAGACATCCACGGCATGCACGCCGCCGAGGGCATCCTGACCACCCGCGGCGGTATGACCTCGCACGCGGCAGTCGTCGCCCGCGGCATGGGCAAGCCCTGCGTCTCCGGCTGCGGCACCATCCGCGTCGATTACGGCCGCGGCACCATGAGCATCGGCTCGCGCACCTTCAAGGCCGGCGATGTCATCACCATCGACGGCTCGCTCGGCCAGGTGCTGGCCGGCCGCATGCCGATGATCGAGCCGGAGCTCTCCGGCGAGTTCGGTACGCTGATGAACTGGGCCGACCAGGTCCGCAAGATCGGCGTCCGCGTCAACGGCGACACGCCGGACGACGCTCGCACCGCGATCAAGTTCGGCGCGGAAGGCATCGGTCTCTGCCGCACCGAGCACATGTTCTTCGAAGAGACGCGCATCCGCACGGTGCGCGAGATGATCCTCTCCGAAGACGAGCAGTCGCGTCGTGCCGCGCTGGCAAAGCTTCTGCCGATGCAGCGCGCCGACTTCGTCGAGCTGTTCGAGATCATGAAGGGCCTGCCCGTCACGATCCGGCTTTTGGATCCTCCCCTCCATGAATTCCTGCCGCACACCCACGCCGAGGTCGAGGAAGTGGCGCGCGCCATGAACACCGATCCGCGGCGTCTGGCCGACCGCGCCCGCGAGCTGTCGGAGTTCAATCCGATGCTCGGCTTCCGCGGCTGCCGCATCGCGATCGCCTACCCCGAGATCGCCGAGATGCAGGCACGCGCGATCTTCGAAGCTGCGGTCGAAGCCGAGAAGCGCACCGGCAAGGCCGTCGGCCTCGAGGTGATGGTGCCGCTGATCGCGACCAAGGCCGAGCTCGACCTCGTCAAGGCGCGGATCGATTCAACCGCGAAGGCCGTGATGCGCGATACCAGCACCAAGATCGCCTATCAAGTCGGCACCATGATCGAGCTGCCGCGCGCCTGTCTGCTCGCGTCCGAGATCGCCGAAAGCGCCGAGTTCTTCTCGTTCGGTACCAACGACCTGACGCAGACCACTTACGGCATCAGTCGCGACGACGCCGCGAGCTTCCTCGGTCCGTATGTCGCAAAGGGTATTCTCTCGATCGATCCCTTCATCTCGCTCGACCAGGAAGGCGTCGGCGAGCTGGTCAAGATCGGAGTGGCGCGCGGCCGCAAGACACGGCCGAAGCTCAAGATGGGCATCTGCGGCGAGCACGGCGGCGATCCCGCCTCCGTCGCGTTCTGCCACGATGTCGGCCTCGACTACGTCTCCTGCTCGCCCTACCGCGTGCCGATCGCACGGCTTGCTGCAGCACAAGCCGCACTCGGCAAGGCGATTGCGAGCCAGGCGTAA
- a CDS encoding DUF3096 domain-containing protein: MHITVAHISPLLSLLAGVLILIMPRLLNLIVAIFLIINGAIGLGLLKWLHL, translated from the coding sequence ATGCATATCACCGTCGCCCACATCTCGCCGCTCCTGTCCCTGCTTGCGGGTGTGCTGATCCTGATCATGCCGCGCCTGCTGAACCTGATCGTCGCGATATTTCTCATCATCAATGGCGCGATCGGGCTCGGTTTGTTGAAGTGGCTCCATCTCTAG